A window of Bradyrhizobium sp. AZCC 1610 contains these coding sequences:
- a CDS encoding ABC transporter substrate-binding protein: MRFCVMSIGAVKGNAVGAVLASTLFVTSAIAQDGPVKLGVVTDMSSLYADNGGQGSVVAAQMAVDDFKGKVLGRAVQIVAGDHQNKADVGSVITRRWLENEGVEAILDVPNSAVALAVQGIMRDKKKLFLATGAATSRLTGDECSMTGIHWTYDTFALSQGATRAISRLGAKSWFFLSADYSLGSQLEADSRRVIGATGGKVVGAVKHPINTSDFSSFLLQAQSSKAEVIALADAGGDFINAVKQAGEFGITREQKLAGLIVFIADIHSLGLQSAQGLLLSSAFYWDLNEETRAWSKRFIEKTQKVPTMIQAGTYGAVMHYLKAVEAAGTLDGPTVAAKMREMPVNDFMTRNGKIREDGRLVRDMYLFRVKSPEESKYKFDYYKLLATIPGEEAFKPMEEGGCPLLKKP, from the coding sequence ATGAGATTTTGCGTGATGTCGATCGGAGCTGTCAAAGGCAATGCTGTCGGGGCCGTCTTGGCGTCGACACTGTTCGTGACGTCCGCGATTGCACAGGACGGTCCGGTCAAGCTCGGGGTCGTGACCGACATGTCCTCGCTTTACGCCGACAATGGCGGCCAGGGTTCGGTGGTTGCGGCGCAGATGGCCGTTGACGATTTCAAGGGCAAGGTGCTGGGGCGCGCTGTCCAGATTGTTGCCGGCGACCATCAGAACAAGGCCGACGTTGGATCTGTGATCACACGGCGCTGGCTGGAGAATGAGGGCGTCGAGGCGATCCTCGACGTGCCCAATTCCGCCGTTGCCTTGGCGGTGCAGGGCATCATGCGAGACAAGAAGAAGCTGTTTCTCGCAACAGGCGCCGCGACGTCGCGCCTGACCGGCGACGAATGCTCGATGACCGGCATTCACTGGACCTATGACACCTTTGCGCTGTCGCAGGGCGCAACACGGGCGATCTCGCGTCTTGGCGCAAAGAGCTGGTTCTTCCTCTCGGCCGACTACTCCCTCGGCTCGCAGCTCGAAGCGGATAGCCGCAGGGTCATCGGCGCGACAGGCGGTAAGGTCGTCGGTGCCGTAAAGCACCCGATCAACACGTCTGATTTTTCCTCGTTCCTGCTCCAGGCACAATCCTCCAAGGCGGAGGTGATCGCGCTCGCTGATGCCGGCGGTGATTTCATCAACGCCGTCAAGCAGGCGGGTGAGTTCGGGATTACGCGTGAGCAGAAGCTTGCCGGACTGATCGTCTTCATTGCTGATATTCACAGCCTTGGGCTGCAGAGCGCCCAGGGCCTGTTGCTCAGCTCGGCATTCTATTGGGACTTGAATGAGGAGACGCGGGCATGGTCGAAGCGTTTCATCGAGAAGACCCAGAAGGTCCCGACCATGATCCAAGCCGGCACGTATGGCGCGGTGATGCACTATCTCAAGGCGGTCGAAGCAGCAGGCACGCTGGATGGACCGACCGTTGCCGCCAAGATGCGCGAAATGCCCGTGAACGATTTCATGACCCGTAACGGCAAGATCCGGGAAGACGGCCGGCTGGTCCGCGACATGTATCTGTTCCGCGTCAAGTCGCCGGAGGAGTCCAAGTACAAGTTCGACTACTACAAGCTGCTCGCGACAATTCCAGGAGAAGAAGCCTTCAAACCGATGGAGGAAGGGGGATGTCCGCTCTTGAAGAAGCCGTAA
- a CDS encoding LysR family transcriptional regulator, protein MSVPFKTLDLNLLKVFDAVMEERSVLRASQKVALSQSAVSHSLARLREMLEDDLFVRTATGMQPTARALTMAPQVREALRSLEAAVELPTFVPAVSTKQFTLAANDFTTMVLASPLLRILGREAPAIDLMIKPVTRIDLAEQIDLGRIDVAIGVFSTPPSRFRTALLFEYDDVLIVGGKRRLDRLDKSKLARLPLVVVSFGGDQEGAIGGFISERGLARRSEMYDRAALERALSESDRPPRIAVSLPHFLALPALLVDSELAAIVPRPLARALEQTHAITTYELPYTTTPVEVRLLWHERVEREPSHEWLHEILRRATEDLRRGR, encoded by the coding sequence GTGTCCGTTCCCTTCAAGACATTGGACCTGAATCTGCTCAAGGTCTTCGACGCCGTCATGGAAGAGCGCAGCGTGCTGCGAGCCAGCCAGAAGGTCGCGCTGAGTCAATCCGCCGTGAGCCACTCGCTCGCCCGGCTCCGCGAGATGCTCGAAGACGACCTGTTCGTACGCACGGCAACGGGGATGCAACCGACGGCGCGCGCGCTGACGATGGCACCGCAGGTTCGCGAAGCCCTGCGATCCCTCGAGGCGGCGGTCGAGTTGCCGACCTTCGTTCCGGCGGTTTCCACCAAGCAGTTCACGCTGGCCGCCAACGACTTCACCACGATGGTGCTGGCGTCTCCGCTCCTGAGGATACTCGGCCGCGAGGCGCCGGCGATCGACCTGATGATAAAGCCGGTGACGCGGATCGACCTTGCCGAGCAGATCGACCTTGGCCGCATCGACGTCGCCATCGGTGTCTTCTCGACCCCTCCGAGCCGTTTCCGCACGGCTCTGCTGTTCGAATATGACGATGTGCTGATCGTTGGCGGAAAGCGTAGGCTTGACCGGCTCGACAAGTCGAAGCTGGCTCGCCTGCCGCTGGTCGTCGTCTCCTTTGGCGGCGACCAGGAAGGCGCGATTGGAGGCTTCATCTCCGAGCGGGGTCTCGCCAGGCGGTCGGAAATGTACGACCGCGCGGCGCTCGAACGGGCACTATCCGAAAGCGACCGGCCGCCGCGAATAGCGGTTTCGCTGCCGCATTTTCTTGCCCTGCCCGCCTTGCTCGTGGATTCCGAACTGGCAGCCATCGTCCCGCGTCCATTGGCGAGAGCGCTCGAGCAAACCCATGCCATCACGACCTACGAGCTGCCCTACACCACGACGCCTGTCGAGGTCCGGCTGCTGTGGCACGAGCGTGTCGAACGCGAGCCATCGCACGAATGGCTTCACGAAATCCTCCGGCGCGCGACCGAGGACCTCAGGCGCGGGCGATAG
- a CDS encoding ABC transporter substrate-binding protein — translation MRGLGAVFFFAASLVTLCAARAEEGELILGQTMPYSGPASALSAVGKVQTRYFQMINERGGINGHKIKLISLDDGYSPPKAVEQTRRLIESDEAVAIFGSMGTAQNAAVQKYLNGRKVPQLFVFAASDRFADPKTSPYTISGMTLFSTEAAIYARLVSETIPRARVAVLYQNDDYGREYLRSFKAELAQRDPQAEIVATAPYEVTSPTVDSQVVSLASTNANVFLNASTGKFTSQAIRKVGELGWHAQQFLPIGSNFVATILKPAGLENAKGAISATPTKTVGDPEWVKDPAYLEWVAFMKKYYPEGDIEEQLNFTGWNVAVLMTKVLEACGNDFSRQNIMKHATALKNVTLPGLIPGITVNSTPDDYRLIKSLRPQRFDGERWVAISGTIEAR, via the coding sequence ATGCGTGGACTTGGCGCAGTATTCTTTTTCGCAGCTTCACTGGTCACATTGTGCGCAGCCAGGGCGGAGGAGGGCGAGCTGATCCTCGGGCAGACGATGCCCTATAGCGGTCCGGCCTCGGCGCTGAGCGCGGTCGGCAAGGTCCAGACCCGCTATTTTCAGATGATCAATGAACGCGGTGGAATCAACGGCCACAAGATCAAGCTGATCTCGCTCGACGATGGCTATAGTCCGCCAAAGGCAGTGGAACAGACCCGAAGGCTGATCGAGAGTGATGAGGCTGTTGCGATTTTCGGCAGCATGGGCACCGCGCAGAACGCGGCCGTCCAGAAATATCTGAACGGCCGCAAGGTACCCCAGCTCTTCGTATTCGCCGCCAGCGACCGCTTTGCCGATCCGAAGACCAGCCCATACACCATCTCGGGAATGACCTTGTTCAGTACCGAAGCGGCCATTTACGCCAGGCTGGTTTCCGAGACCATTCCGCGGGCGCGCGTCGCGGTTCTCTACCAGAACGACGACTATGGGCGCGAATACCTTCGCAGCTTCAAGGCCGAACTGGCGCAGCGCGATCCGCAGGCGGAGATCGTCGCCACCGCGCCTTACGAGGTCACGTCGCCGACGGTCGATTCACAGGTGGTATCGCTGGCCAGCACCAACGCCAATGTCTTCCTGAATGCGTCGACCGGCAAGTTCACGTCGCAGGCAATCCGCAAGGTTGGTGAACTCGGCTGGCACGCGCAACAGTTTCTGCCTATCGGGAGCAACTTCGTCGCAACGATCCTCAAGCCGGCGGGGCTCGAAAATGCCAAGGGCGCGATTTCGGCCACGCCGACGAAGACAGTGGGCGATCCCGAATGGGTCAAAGACCCAGCCTATCTGGAGTGGGTGGCCTTCATGAAGAAATACTATCCCGAGGGGGACATCGAGGAACAGCTCAACTTCACTGGATGGAACGTCGCCGTCCTCATGACCAAGGTACTCGAAGCCTGTGGTAACGACTTTTCGCGGCAAAATATCATGAAGCATGCCACGGCACTGAAGAACGTCACACTTCCTGGCCTGATCCCCGGCATCACCGTCAACTCGACCCCGGACGACTACCGCCTGATCAAGTCGCTCCGGCCGCAACGCTTCGACGGCGAGCGCTGGGTCGCGATATCAGGGACGATCGAGGCTCGATAA
- a CDS encoding MarR family winged helix-turn-helix transcriptional regulator, with amino-acid sequence MSRGTEPVTKQAPKPDSILYDDIEAAWLEQRPDLDMAMACTLLRLERVNQLHEMRLHEISKTVGVQTGELYVLLALRRSGKPYELRPTDLFRALLVTSGAMTKRVARLQEGGFILRVSANDDGRSELVRLTAKGLATADRGITEIAKVVASVAEASGLTKAEIAMLDRCLRKLLAVRTVRATKKTSRLAAS; translated from the coding sequence GTGTCGCGCGGTACAGAGCCAGTCACCAAACAAGCACCAAAGCCCGATAGCATCCTGTACGACGATATCGAAGCCGCCTGGCTTGAGCAGCGTCCTGACCTCGACATGGCCATGGCCTGCACGCTGTTGCGGCTGGAGCGGGTCAACCAACTTCACGAAATGCGGCTGCACGAAATATCGAAAACCGTCGGCGTGCAGACCGGCGAGCTTTACGTTCTGCTGGCGCTCAGGCGCTCGGGAAAGCCTTACGAACTGCGCCCAACCGACCTGTTTCGCGCGCTGCTCGTCACTTCCGGCGCCATGACCAAGCGCGTGGCGCGGCTCCAGGAAGGCGGGTTCATCCTCCGCGTCTCCGCAAACGACGACGGCCGCTCCGAGCTGGTCCGCCTGACCGCGAAGGGCCTTGCGACCGCCGACCGCGGCATTACTGAGATCGCGAAGGTCGTCGCGAGCGTGGCCGAGGCGAGCGGCCTGACCAAGGCCGAGATCGCGATGCTCGACCGGTGCCTGCGCAAGCTGTTGGCTGTGAGGACCGTGAGGGCGACGAAGAAGACCAGCCGACTCGCGGCGAGTTAG
- a CDS encoding NAD(P)/FAD-dependent oxidoreductase — protein MSGLVIIGASYAGVQAALSAREAVYDEPVTVVADEHSLPYQRPPLSKDFLLDETSEHNLILRDDAFFASKRIDLLLGRRVIEIDRTARQVALADGGRLDFDKLVIATGSRARRISIPGAEPDGVCYLRSVADAIDLKARLGQANEIVIVGGGFIGLEVASSAAKLGKNVTVIEAASRLLERAVSPIVSRFLLDAHAQAGVDVRLGDIVIAMTGDAGRIAGVDLGSGVRLRADLVVVGIGGIANDELASAAGLKCSNGIVVDQHGRTGASDIYAAGDCASHYSRFAEGWIRLESVQHAQDQARAVGLAIADKHEPYDSVPRFWSDQYDLKLQIVGHSGRSDQMVTRGSIEESSYSVFHYRQGRLVAVDSINRPGDQMAARRLIAAGISPTPGQAADSSFDIKSLLKAIDKAVA, from the coding sequence GTGAGCGGGCTTGTCATCATCGGAGCATCCTATGCCGGTGTTCAGGCGGCGCTCAGTGCCCGCGAAGCCGTCTATGACGAACCGGTGACCGTCGTCGCCGATGAACATTCACTCCCATATCAGCGGCCGCCGCTATCGAAAGACTTCCTGCTCGACGAGACCAGCGAGCACAACCTGATCCTGCGCGACGACGCCTTCTTCGCGAGCAAGCGAATCGATCTGCTGCTGGGCCGTCGCGTGATCGAGATTGACCGGACAGCCAGGCAAGTGGCGCTGGCGGACGGGGGCCGGCTGGATTTCGACAAGCTCGTTATTGCCACCGGGTCGCGGGCGCGGCGGATATCGATCCCTGGAGCCGAGCCCGACGGAGTTTGCTATCTTCGATCGGTCGCCGATGCCATCGATCTCAAGGCGCGACTGGGGCAGGCGAACGAGATCGTCATCGTCGGTGGCGGGTTCATTGGACTTGAGGTCGCGTCCTCGGCGGCAAAGCTCGGCAAGAACGTCACGGTGATTGAGGCCGCGTCCCGGCTGCTCGAGCGGGCCGTCTCGCCAATTGTCTCGCGTTTCCTGCTCGATGCCCATGCACAGGCGGGCGTCGATGTGAGGCTCGGCGACATTGTCATCGCGATGACCGGTGATGCCGGACGAATTGCCGGGGTCGATCTTGGCAGCGGTGTGCGCCTCCGCGCGGATCTCGTGGTCGTAGGCATTGGCGGAATCGCGAACGACGAACTCGCCAGCGCGGCCGGGCTGAAATGCTCCAATGGAATCGTCGTGGATCAGCATGGCCGCACCGGAGCCTCCGACATCTACGCCGCCGGCGACTGCGCAAGCCATTACAGTCGGTTCGCGGAAGGCTGGATCAGGCTGGAATCAGTCCAGCACGCCCAGGACCAGGCCAGGGCGGTGGGGCTCGCGATCGCTGATAAACATGAGCCTTACGACAGTGTCCCGCGGTTCTGGTCGGATCAGTACGACCTCAAGCTTCAGATCGTCGGGCACTCCGGGCGCAGCGACCAGATGGTCACCCGTGGCTCGATCGAGGAGAGCAGCTATTCTGTGTTCCATTACAGGCAGGGGAGATTGGTCGCAGTCGATAGCATCAACAGGCCCGGTGACCAGATGGCGGCGCGGCGCCTCATCGCGGCGGGCATTTCGCCGACGCCGGGGCAGGCGGCAGACAGCTCGTTCGATATCAAATCGCTCCTGAAGGCGATCGATAAGGCCGTCGCGTAG
- a CDS encoding Rieske (2Fe-2S) protein yields MAMTWKHLCAASRLSEGEPLGFKVGDQRVALYKVGDDIFATDDVCSHAFALLSSGFLEGHVVECPLHGAMFDVRDGRCRSGTYRDIKAFKVESRDGKIYVHLDDDVANENTPDHALDAES; encoded by the coding sequence ATGGCCATGACTTGGAAGCATCTGTGCGCCGCATCGAGACTGTCCGAAGGGGAGCCGTTGGGCTTCAAGGTCGGCGACCAGCGCGTCGCGCTCTACAAGGTCGGCGACGATATCTTCGCAACGGACGACGTCTGCTCGCATGCGTTCGCGCTACTTTCCAGCGGGTTTCTCGAAGGACATGTCGTCGAATGTCCGCTGCATGGTGCGATGTTCGATGTCCGCGATGGCAGGTGCCGGTCGGGGACCTACAGGGATATCAAGGCATTCAAGGTCGAGAGCCGCGATGGCAAGATCTATGTGCATCTCGACGATGACGTTGCGAATGAGAATACCCCCGACCACGCGCTGGATGCCGAATCGTGA
- a CDS encoding Rieske 2Fe-2S domain-containing protein yields MVTREENELLCRVTGDAPMGRMLRQHYWLPAALSVRVRKGEAPVRVKLFGRNFVAFRGKDGTVGFLDEACPHRGASLALARVDDCSLTCLFHGWKISAGGDVLEVPNEPNNPKEFAKTVKVKSYPTREGAGLIWVWLGEGTAPAAPDFEWMDLPPDQVYAAGIELNANWLQGVEATIDSSHVALLHQSWTASSATDFGATRLNTEVSYEFEKKPYGFRAAALRSAPDGSCLARVTEFVMPYYGLIAPIYSGPQQDRTAIIAVPIDDENLIQWYIFYNPEKPVDSWRKVQRANQWPMAGGLPGDQTNNWGQNRQIMDAGNSTGFHEIVIEDFVVMVSMGPIADRSQEYLCSADQAIVRVRRQLLEEVRGFMNGKPPKSGQSDSMSYKDIRAVGGRLASASEEWRQIPR; encoded by the coding sequence ATGGTCACGAGGGAAGAGAATGAATTGCTGTGCCGCGTCACGGGTGACGCTCCGATGGGACGAATGCTGCGCCAGCATTATTGGCTGCCGGCCGCCCTCTCGGTGCGGGTGCGCAAGGGTGAAGCGCCCGTTCGAGTCAAACTTTTCGGTCGCAATTTCGTGGCGTTCAGGGGCAAGGACGGAACGGTCGGCTTCCTCGACGAAGCGTGCCCGCACAGGGGCGCTTCGCTTGCGCTTGCGCGCGTCGACGATTGCTCGCTGACCTGCCTGTTCCACGGCTGGAAGATCAGTGCCGGCGGCGACGTGCTGGAGGTTCCCAACGAGCCGAACAATCCCAAAGAATTCGCAAAGACGGTCAAAGTAAAATCCTATCCGACGCGGGAAGGAGCTGGGCTGATCTGGGTCTGGCTCGGCGAAGGAACGGCGCCCGCAGCGCCCGACTTCGAATGGATGGATCTGCCACCGGATCAGGTTTACGCGGCCGGCATCGAGCTTAACGCGAACTGGCTTCAGGGCGTCGAAGCGACCATCGATTCCTCGCATGTCGCTCTGTTGCACCAGAGCTGGACCGCGAGCTCGGCAACGGACTTTGGGGCGACACGGCTCAATACGGAAGTCAGCTACGAGTTCGAGAAGAAGCCGTACGGCTTCCGTGCCGCTGCTCTTCGATCCGCGCCCGATGGATCATGCCTCGCCCGCGTCACGGAGTTCGTGATGCCCTATTACGGGTTGATCGCACCGATCTATTCCGGGCCGCAGCAGGATCGCACCGCGATCATCGCAGTGCCGATCGACGATGAGAATCTGATTCAGTGGTACATCTTCTACAATCCCGAAAAGCCGGTGGATTCCTGGCGTAAGGTGCAGCGGGCCAATCAGTGGCCGATGGCCGGCGGCCTCCCGGGTGATCAAACCAACAATTGGGGGCAGAATCGCCAGATCATGGATGCCGGCAACAGCACCGGCTTCCACGAGATCGTCATCGAGGATTTCGTGGTGATGGTCAGCATGGGCCCGATCGCCGACCGTTCGCAGGAATATCTGTGTTCGGCGGACCAGGCGATCGTCAGGGTGCGCCGCCAATTGCTTGAGGAAGTGCGCGGCTTCATGAACGGCAAGCCGCCGAAAAGCGGCCAGAGCGACAGCATGTCCTACAAGGATATCCGCGCGGTCGGCGGCCGGCTGGCGTCCGCCTCCGAGGAGTGGCGACAGATTCCCCGCTAA
- a CDS encoding SDR family NAD(P)-dependent oxidoreductase → MTKGRLKDCVALVTGGSRGVGKGAAIGLAEAGATVIVTARTRSSGGSEWPGSLDETIAAIDNAGGKGVGLLCDHSDDGSVKDAFDLIQRDYGRLDVLVNNVFAAPNVMPVNVPFWQVPTSLWDTLHRVGLRSHFVASQFAVPLMLPQKRGLIVNTSSGGGVRYTFNVPFGVQKSGVDRMARDMAHELKPFGISAVSIWPGYIRSEKLAAQPDRVPAALAKLIAERGETPVFVGRAIAALAADPDVIAKTGQILLASELAAEYGFTDINGKIPPPPSRDPAPLSVFKPAVAS, encoded by the coding sequence ATGACCAAGGGACGCCTCAAGGATTGTGTTGCGCTGGTGACTGGTGGAAGCCGCGGGGTCGGTAAGGGAGCAGCCATCGGCCTGGCCGAAGCCGGGGCGACCGTGATCGTGACGGCACGCACGCGCAGCAGCGGCGGGTCGGAATGGCCCGGCTCTCTCGACGAGACGATTGCGGCAATCGACAACGCCGGCGGCAAGGGCGTCGGCCTCCTGTGCGATCATTCCGACGACGGTTCGGTGAAGGACGCCTTCGACCTGATCCAGCGTGACTACGGTCGCCTCGACGTCCTGGTGAATAACGTGTTTGCGGCGCCGAACGTCATGCCGGTCAACGTTCCCTTCTGGCAGGTCCCGACCTCGCTGTGGGACACCCTGCATCGCGTCGGCCTGCGTTCACACTTCGTCGCCAGCCAGTTCGCTGTCCCGCTGATGCTGCCGCAAAAACGCGGGTTGATCGTCAATACGTCGTCGGGCGGCGGCGTCCGATACACATTCAACGTTCCGTTCGGCGTGCAGAAATCGGGCGTCGACCGGATGGCCCGCGACATGGCTCATGAGCTGAAGCCCTTTGGCATTTCTGCAGTCTCGATCTGGCCTGGATATATCAGGAGCGAGAAGCTTGCGGCACAGCCCGATCGCGTGCCAGCGGCGCTCGCCAAGCTGATCGCGGAGAGAGGCGAGACACCGGTCTTCGTCGGGCGCGCAATTGCAGCGCTGGCTGCCGATCCCGATGTTATCGCCAAGACCGGCCAGATCCTGCTCGCCTCGGAACTGGCAGCGGAATACGGCTTCACCGATATCAACGGGAAAATCCCTCCCCCGCCGAGCCGCGATCCTGCCCCCCTCTCGGTGTTCAAGCCAGCCGTCGCCAGCTGA
- a CDS encoding cupin domain-containing protein, with protein sequence MTVASGMTLPLAERNWRRLTLAIVTGFTCAAAIARTLPVAMDAISAAPAPLCADNASGSSLNKVEVIASHALPNVPGKRVTVVRVAYGPGGFTPPHRHGGSVTAYITKGRVRSQLKGGVLETFEVGQSFFEPPGATHLVSANSSNTEPAELIAVFVADEGAELTTLLDR encoded by the coding sequence ATGACCGTTGCATCGGGAATGACATTACCGCTCGCGGAGCGAAACTGGCGCCGGCTGACGCTGGCCATCGTTACGGGTTTCACCTGCGCGGCGGCGATCGCGAGAACGCTGCCGGTAGCGATGGACGCGATATCGGCAGCTCCCGCTCCGCTGTGCGCCGACAATGCGTCGGGCTCATCGCTCAATAAAGTCGAAGTGATCGCTTCGCACGCCTTGCCGAATGTACCCGGCAAGAGGGTAACGGTGGTGCGCGTCGCTTACGGACCGGGCGGCTTTACTCCGCCGCACCGCCATGGTGGCTCGGTCACGGCCTACATCACCAAGGGCCGGGTCCGCTCGCAGCTCAAAGGCGGCGTGCTGGAGACATTCGAGGTCGGGCAATCGTTCTTTGAACCACCTGGCGCGACGCATCTTGTTTCCGCCAATTCAAGCAACACGGAGCCGGCCGAGCTGATTGCCGTGTTCGTCGCTGACGAGGGGGCGGAATTGACGACCCTACTCGACCGATAG
- a CDS encoding outer membrane protein assembly factor BamB family protein, giving the protein MRRRDIIAIVTGIAALPLAAHAQQQTPPASTDISKCAHNLDGFPRRLDGPRWNGWGVDINNSRFQPAAMAGMTPEQVPRLQLKWAFGFPGASAANAQPTIVGGLLFVGGGDRKVYALDARSGCIRWTFATEAMVRTAISVGPISGTDQFAVFFGDVRASAYAVNATTGALMWKTKVEDHPAARIVGAPTLYSGVLYVPVSSFEEATGSKASYQCCTFRGSVVALDSRTGRQVWKAYTIPEAPRPTKQNVIGTQLYGPAGAAIWSAPTIDVQRHAVYVATGNSYSNPPAETSDAILAFDLATGRMLWHRQVTAKDSYVVGCLGADQSNCPEDHGPDSDFGQSPILVSLRNGQRVLVVGQKSGVVHALDPDQEGKILWQTPVGKGGPLGGIMWGSAADQERVYVANSDLRFLPDGTMSLDPTAGGGLFALDLATGKVSMQVPPVPCGDRSQCSPALSAAVTAIPGVIFSGEVSGYLRAFATADARLLWEVDTARDYATVNGVSAHGGAMDGPGPTIVDGMLYVASGYAQWSGLPGNVLLAFEVRNP; this is encoded by the coding sequence ATGCGCCGGCGAGACATCATTGCAATAGTTACTGGCATCGCAGCTTTGCCGCTCGCGGCACACGCGCAGCAGCAAACCCCGCCGGCCTCAACCGATATCTCCAAGTGCGCGCACAATCTGGACGGGTTTCCCCGGCGGCTCGACGGACCGCGATGGAACGGCTGGGGCGTAGACATCAACAACAGCCGGTTTCAGCCAGCAGCGATGGCCGGAATGACGCCGGAACAGGTGCCCCGGTTGCAACTGAAATGGGCGTTCGGATTTCCCGGCGCATCTGCGGCCAATGCCCAGCCGACCATTGTTGGCGGTCTGCTGTTTGTGGGAGGTGGCGATCGCAAGGTCTACGCGCTTGATGCAAGGAGCGGATGCATCCGCTGGACGTTCGCAACAGAGGCGATGGTCCGAACGGCGATCAGCGTAGGTCCGATCTCCGGCACGGATCAGTTTGCGGTGTTCTTTGGCGACGTGCGCGCCAGTGCCTACGCCGTGAATGCGACGACGGGCGCATTGATGTGGAAGACCAAGGTCGAGGATCATCCGGCTGCCCGGATCGTTGGCGCGCCGACGCTATATTCCGGCGTGCTGTATGTGCCGGTCTCATCATTCGAGGAAGCGACTGGATCTAAAGCCAGCTACCAATGCTGCACCTTTCGCGGCAGCGTCGTAGCGCTGGATAGCAGGACCGGCCGGCAGGTGTGGAAGGCCTACACGATCCCTGAGGCGCCGCGCCCGACAAAGCAGAATGTCATCGGGACGCAGCTGTATGGTCCGGCCGGTGCCGCCATCTGGTCAGCGCCGACCATCGATGTCCAGCGTCACGCGGTCTACGTCGCAACTGGAAACAGCTATTCGAATCCGCCAGCAGAAACGAGCGATGCAATTCTTGCGTTTGACCTTGCGACGGGCCGGATGCTCTGGCATCGGCAGGTCACGGCCAAGGACAGCTATGTCGTGGGTTGTTTAGGTGCGGACCAGTCCAATTGTCCGGAAGACCATGGTCCGGACAGCGACTTTGGCCAATCACCCATCCTGGTGAGTTTACGCAACGGACAGCGTGTGTTGGTCGTCGGGCAGAAATCCGGGGTGGTCCATGCGCTAGATCCTGACCAGGAGGGCAAAATCTTGTGGCAAACGCCGGTCGGTAAGGGTGGTCCGCTGGGAGGCATCATGTGGGGCTCCGCCGCGGATCAGGAGCGCGTGTATGTCGCCAACTCCGACCTGCGGTTTCTTCCTGACGGCACTATGAGTCTTGATCCCACTGCCGGCGGCGGTCTGTTCGCGCTGGATCTTGCCACCGGGAAAGTCTCAATGCAGGTACCGCCGGTCCCGTGTGGTGACCGGAGCCAATGCAGCCCCGCTCTTTCCGCAGCTGTCACCGCAATTCCCGGCGTTATTTTTTCGGGTGAGGTCAGCGGCTATCTACGTGCCTTTGCCACTGCCGACGCCAGGCTGCTTTGGGAAGTCGACACGGCGCGCGATTACGCGACGGTGAACGGCGTTTCGGCACACGGCGGTGCCATGGACGGACCCGGCCCAACGATCGTGGACGGGATGCTCTACGTGGCTTCGGGCTACGCCCAATGGAGTGGTCTGCCCGGCAACGTCCTGTTGGCCTTCGAAGTCAGGAATCCCTGA